Proteins from one Burkholderia sp. genomic window:
- the rpoA gene encoding DNA-directed RNA polymerase subunit alpha, protein MQTSLLKPKIITVELLGENYAQVVMEPFERGYGHTLGNALRRVLLSSMIGYAPTEVTIAGVVHEYSTLDGVQEDVVNLLLNLKGVVFKLHNRDEVTVTLRKEGEGIVTAGDIELAHDCEVINPDQVIAHLTKGGKLDIQIKIEKGRGYVPGNVRRHGEEAAKVIGRIVLDASFSPVRRVSYAVESARVEQRTDLDKLVMNIETSGVITPEEAIRQSARTLVDQLSVFAALEGTETAAEAPSCGPQIDPILLRPVDDLELTVRSANCLKAENIYYIGDLIQRTENELLKTPNLGRKSLNEIKEVLASRGLTLGMKLENWPPASLDK, encoded by the coding sequence ATGCAAACCAGTTTGTTGAAACCCAAGATCATCACCGTGGAATTGCTGGGAGAAAACTATGCGCAAGTGGTCATGGAGCCCTTCGAAAGGGGCTACGGTCATACTTTGGGTAATGCGCTCCGCCGTGTCTTGCTGTCGTCGATGATCGGCTATGCACCGACCGAAGTGACGATTGCCGGCGTGGTACATGAGTATTCGACGCTTGATGGTGTGCAAGAGGACGTCGTCAACCTGCTGCTGAACCTGAAGGGCGTGGTGTTCAAGCTGCACAACCGCGACGAAGTCACGGTGACGCTGCGCAAGGAAGGCGAAGGCATCGTGACGGCTGGCGACATCGAACTCGCGCATGACTGTGAGGTGATCAACCCGGATCAAGTGATTGCCCACCTCACGAAGGGCGGAAAGCTCGACATCCAAATCAAGATCGAGAAGGGCCGCGGTTATGTGCCGGGCAATGTGCGTCGCCACGGCGAGGAAGCGGCCAAGGTCATCGGTCGCATCGTGCTAGACGCATCGTTCTCGCCGGTTCGCCGCGTTAGCTACGCCGTCGAGAGCGCCCGTGTTGAACAGCGTACCGACCTGGACAAGCTCGTCATGAACATCGAGACGAGCGGCGTGATCACCCCAGAAGAAGCGATTCGCCAGTCGGCCCGCACCCTGGTCGACCAGTTGTCCGTGTTCGCGGCGCTGGAAGGAACGGAAACGGCTGCCGAAGCCCCGTCGTGCGGACCGCAGATCGATCCGATCCTGCTGCGTCCGGTCGATGATCTCGAGCTGACAGTTCGTTCAGCGAACTGCCTGAAGGCTGAGAACATCTACTATATCGGCGACCTGATCCAGCGTACGGAAAACGAGCTGCTGAAGACGCCGAACCTCGGTCGAAAGTCGCTCAACGAAATCAAGGAAGTACTCGCTTCGCGTGGTCTCACGCTGGGCATGAAGCTCGAGAATTGGCCTCCGGCTAGTCTCGACAAGTAA